A stretch of the Teretinema zuelzerae genome encodes the following:
- a CDS encoding sugar ABC transporter permease: MNHKKSSGVINSFVVYIIFGIISFFVLYPLVYVVSSAFSPGNSIASVSIMPFGDGFTAKHFVHLFTETQYGKWFMNTLIIAVCTSLSTIMIASLGAYVFSRFRFVFKKSMLMSLLILQIFPSFVGMVAIYVILLRIGGLDTLWGLVLVYVAGNIPYNTWLVKNYMDTVSRSLDEAARIDGAGHFRIYSTIIMPVARPIITFLGITSFTAPWMDYIFPKMVLRSVEKQTLALGLFSFVTDKKNDFTTFAAGSLIVAIPFIAFFIITQKAMITSFGGAAVKE; the protein is encoded by the coding sequence ATGAACCATAAAAAATCATCCGGCGTCATCAACAGCTTCGTCGTGTACATCATTTTCGGCATTATTTCGTTCTTCGTGTTATATCCCCTGGTGTACGTCGTCAGTTCGGCGTTTTCCCCCGGAAACAGCATAGCCTCGGTGAGCATCATGCCCTTCGGCGACGGCTTTACCGCAAAGCATTTCGTCCACCTGTTCACCGAGACGCAGTACGGAAAGTGGTTCATGAATACGCTTATCATCGCGGTGTGCACCTCTCTTTCAACCATCATGATCGCGTCGCTCGGAGCCTACGTGTTTTCGCGCTTCCGCTTCGTGTTCAAGAAATCCATGCTGATGTCCCTGCTCATCCTCCAGATTTTTCCCTCGTTCGTCGGCATGGTCGCCATCTACGTGATTCTGCTTCGCATCGGCGGCCTGGATACCCTGTGGGGCCTGGTTCTCGTATACGTGGCGGGAAATATTCCGTACAACACCTGGCTGGTTAAAAACTACATGGATACTGTATCCCGCAGCCTCGACGAAGCGGCCCGCATCGACGGAGCCGGACACTTCCGCATTTACTCGACCATCATCATGCCGGTCGCCCGGCCTATCATCACCTTTCTCGGCATCACGAGCTTCACCGCTCCGTGGATGGACTACATCTTCCCGAAGATGGTTCTCCGCTCCGTCGAAAAGCAGACTCTCGCTCTCGGTCTGTTCAGTTTCGTTACCGACAAGAAAAACGATTTTACCACGTTCGCCGCCGGCTCCCTCATCGTCGCCATACCCTTCATCGCGTTTTTCATCATTACGCAAAAGGCTATGATTACGAGCTTCGGCGGAGCGGCAGTCAAGGAATAA
- a CDS encoding carbohydrate ABC transporter permease, whose protein sequence is MASIMPADGSAQKKITITASLFMGLAHIVHLKDYAKGVFFALTEVLFLAFSPFIVHKLVELVTLGSPQPDLPIKQRGNSIFMLIDGILLLAVIAIFIVTYVLSVRSAQSSYAEYCRKKSFRSFKESANGVFGSAFPVLGLAPSFLMILIFVLVPLLFSASVAFTNYSAPSNIPPNNTVDWVGFENFTTLLGGETSWSAGFARVASWTLIWAFAATITCYFGGLLVAVLLKESKIRFAPAFRIIFILPYAVPAVVSMLVWKNLLNGTFGTVNRTLMALGLIDEVIPWLGHPALAQFTVVMVNLWAGFGYFMLLTMGTMTAVSQDLFEAARIDGANKFQVLRRITLPLVLYQTMPLIIMSFTHNINNFGAIFFLTGGNPTVADSTTTSAGGTDILVTWIYKLTITLLKYNYASVIAVMIFIVLAPFAIFNFSRTKAYKEGEV, encoded by the coding sequence ATGGCATCGATAATGCCCGCCGACGGTTCGGCTCAAAAAAAGATTACGATAACGGCATCCCTGTTCATGGGGCTCGCCCATATTGTGCATCTCAAAGATTACGCAAAGGGTGTTTTTTTTGCCCTCACGGAAGTCCTGTTTCTGGCCTTTTCGCCCTTCATCGTCCATAAGCTCGTCGAGCTTGTGACGCTCGGCTCGCCGCAGCCGGATCTGCCCATCAAACAGCGGGGGAATTCCATCTTCATGCTGATCGACGGCATACTGCTGTTAGCCGTCATCGCGATCTTCATCGTCACGTACGTTCTTTCCGTGCGAAGCGCGCAGTCTTCGTACGCGGAATACTGCCGGAAGAAGAGCTTCCGTTCATTCAAGGAATCCGCCAATGGCGTGTTCGGAAGCGCGTTTCCCGTTCTGGGCCTCGCTCCGAGCTTCCTCATGATTCTCATATTCGTTCTGGTTCCGCTCCTTTTTTCAGCGAGCGTAGCCTTCACCAATTATTCCGCTCCGTCGAACATCCCTCCGAACAATACCGTAGATTGGGTCGGTTTCGAGAATTTCACTACTCTCCTGGGCGGCGAAACCTCCTGGTCTGCCGGATTCGCGCGGGTCGCCTCCTGGACTCTGATCTGGGCCTTCGCGGCGACGATCACCTGCTATTTCGGCGGTCTGCTTGTCGCCGTGCTTTTAAAAGAAAGCAAAATCCGATTCGCTCCGGCTTTCAGGATTATCTTTATTCTGCCGTACGCGGTCCCCGCGGTGGTGAGCATGCTCGTGTGGAAGAATCTCCTCAACGGAACCTTCGGCACCGTCAACAGGACGCTGATGGCTCTCGGCCTCATCGACGAGGTGATCCCCTGGCTCGGCCATCCGGCGCTTGCCCAGTTCACCGTTGTAATGGTCAATCTGTGGGCTGGTTTCGGGTACTTCATGCTTTTGACGATGGGGACGATGACCGCGGTTTCGCAGGATTTGTTCGAGGCCGCCCGCATCGACGGCGCGAATAAATTCCAGGTTCTCAGGCGCATCACGCTGCCCCTCGTACTGTATCAAACCATGCCGCTGATCATCATGAGCTTCACCCACAACATCAACAACTTCGGAGCGATATTCTTCCTTACCGGAGGAAATCCGACCGTTGCCGACAGTACGACCACGAGCGCCGGCGGCACCGACATTCTCGTTACCTGGATTTATAAGCTGACGATCACTCTGCTCAAATACAATTACGCGTCCGTCATCGCGGTCATGATCTTCATCGTGCTCGCTCCGTTCGCGATATTCAACTTCAGCCGGACAAAGGCTTACAAGGAGGGCGAGGTATGA
- a CDS encoding sugar ABC transporter substrate-binding protein: MKKGALIALLLVPALAFAAGGQDSATGSAGKKVTLTVWESDKGPDEFIRQAGAAFTAKNPNIEIKYVHVELGDAAGQIALDGPAGVGPDLFAAPHDKLGELATGGHVLPSQNADALRRQVLGACSSALTFGGKMYGYPVSAETYALFYNKALVKENEVPKTWDEVAAFAKKYNAANPGKYGFIMDVGNAYYTIVFTTSDGNRLFGPTGTDTSSTNINSPKSIKGMQFFQNLRSVLNVPSADLTTSVADSAFASGTAAMHITGLWNVVPFKDAGVDFGVAPLPALPGDAKPAASFSGTRAMFVSAYSDYPNEAALFAQFLLSPEMQQLRFKITGALPAIATKVDSPYMGGFLAQLDYAFPMPSIPQMGAYWEAMNNASKNIWDGADIKKELDACNAAILGK; the protein is encoded by the coding sequence ATGAAGAAAGGTGCGCTGATTGCTCTCCTTCTGGTACCTGCTCTGGCGTTCGCCGCCGGCGGGCAAGATTCTGCGACCGGTTCGGCCGGGAAAAAGGTTACTCTGACCGTATGGGAATCCGACAAGGGTCCGGACGAGTTCATCCGTCAGGCCGGTGCGGCTTTCACCGCTAAAAACCCGAACATCGAGATCAAGTATGTCCATGTCGAGCTCGGAGACGCCGCCGGACAGATCGCTCTCGACGGTCCCGCGGGAGTAGGGCCCGACCTTTTCGCCGCCCCCCACGATAAGCTCGGCGAGCTTGCGACCGGAGGCCATGTGCTTCCTTCTCAGAACGCAGACGCTCTCCGCCGCCAGGTTCTCGGTGCGTGTTCGAGCGCGCTCACCTTCGGCGGAAAGATGTACGGATATCCCGTATCCGCCGAAACCTATGCGCTCTTTTACAACAAGGCTCTCGTAAAAGAAAACGAAGTTCCCAAGACATGGGATGAAGTCGCGGCCTTCGCCAAAAAATATAACGCGGCGAATCCGGGAAAATACGGCTTCATCATGGACGTGGGCAATGCCTACTACACGATCGTATTCACCACGAGCGACGGAAACCGCCTCTTCGGACCCACCGGAACAGACACTTCTTCCACGAACATCAATTCCCCGAAGTCGATCAAGGGTATGCAGTTCTTCCAGAATCTCCGCTCCGTGCTGAACGTTCCTTCCGCCGACCTTACCACCTCGGTAGCGGACTCCGCGTTCGCCTCCGGCACCGCTGCTATGCATATCACCGGCCTGTGGAACGTAGTTCCCTTTAAGGACGCCGGCGTCGATTTCGGCGTCGCTCCTCTTCCCGCTCTTCCCGGAGACGCGAAGCCCGCCGCTTCATTCTCGGGAACCCGCGCGATGTTCGTTTCGGCCTATTCCGATTATCCGAACGAAGCCGCTCTTTTCGCCCAGTTCCTGCTGAGCCCCGAAATGCAGCAGCTCCGCTTCAAGATCACCGGAGCCCTTCCCGCGATCGCTACCAAGGTCGACAGCCCCTACATGGGCGGCTTCCTCGCCCAGCTCGACTATGCCTTCCCCATGCCCTCCATCCCTCAGATGGGCGCGTACTGGGAAGCCATGAACAACGCCAGCAAGAACATCTGGGACGGAGCCGACATCAAAAAGGAACTTGATGCCTGCAACGCCGCAATTCTCGGCAAGTAA
- a CDS encoding LacI family DNA-binding transcriptional regulator has protein sequence MEEAGIEPNQLQTINDIAAALGVSKTTVSRAISGKGRIGKETREKVLSYIEAHGYRPNLIAKSLAESRTFNIAVVIPADADVHEIPFFQVCLYSITEAVNARDYDVVVSVTSAGNIAGLRRLVKNRKVDGVILTRPLSDDKAVAFLKTAGLPFAVIGNCGDELVAQVDSDHDAGCREATLYALSHRAGPVILLAGNPDHQVNKDRFAGFCRALSESGAGAERASVVWNAGSKSGIERKMRNAMEASPGTLLCMDDVIASRSLSWLHRHGYSIPRDVSLMSFHDSAAMEDHIPSITALHVNIHDLGCAAANNLIDAANGRETAKKILVPYRLIIRDSSRI, from the coding sequence ATGGAAGAAGCAGGAATCGAGCCGAACCAGTTGCAAACTATAAACGACATCGCGGCGGCGCTCGGCGTTTCCAAGACAACCGTTTCCCGTGCGATATCCGGGAAGGGCAGGATAGGGAAGGAAACCCGGGAAAAAGTGCTTTCTTATATAGAAGCGCACGGGTATCGGCCGAATCTGATCGCGAAAAGTTTGGCGGAATCGAGAACCTTCAACATCGCCGTCGTTATTCCGGCTGACGCCGATGTCCACGAGATTCCCTTTTTCCAGGTGTGCCTGTACAGCATCACCGAGGCGGTAAACGCGCGGGATTACGACGTCGTGGTGTCCGTTACGTCTGCGGGAAACATCGCCGGGCTCAGGCGGCTGGTTAAAAACCGGAAGGTCGACGGCGTCATCCTGACCCGGCCGCTGTCGGACGACAAGGCGGTAGCTTTTTTGAAAACCGCGGGACTGCCCTTCGCGGTAATCGGAAACTGCGGCGACGAGCTGGTCGCGCAGGTCGATTCGGACCACGACGCGGGCTGCCGGGAGGCGACTCTGTACGCGCTTTCGCATCGCGCGGGCCCGGTGATTCTGTTGGCGGGCAATCCCGACCATCAGGTTAATAAGGACCGTTTTGCCGGTTTTTGCCGTGCGCTGTCCGAATCCGGAGCCGGGGCTGAGCGGGCTTCGGTTGTGTGGAACGCGGGAAGCAAGAGCGGCATCGAACGGAAAATGCGCAATGCGATGGAAGCTTCGCCGGGAACGCTCTTATGCATGGACGACGTAATCGCGTCGCGTTCTCTTTCATGGCTTCATCGCCACGGGTATTCGATACCGAGGGATGTTTCGCTCATGTCCTTTCATGATTCCGCAGCGATGGAAGACCACATTCCGTCCATTACGGCTTTGCATGTGAACATCCATGACCTCGGCTGCGCCGCCGCGAATAATTTGATCGACGCGGCGAACGGCAGGGAGACCGCGAAGAAAATTCTGGTTCCCTACCGGCTGATAATACGGGATTCTTCCCGGATTTGA
- the nifH gene encoding nitrogenase iron protein, whose translation MRKIAIYGKGGIGKSTTTQNTVAALAEMGKNVMVVGCDPKADSTRLLLGGLSQKTVLDTLREEGEDLDLEDVVKAGFKATRCVESGGPEPGVGCAGRGIITSINLLEQLGAFDEKYKLDYTFYDVLGDVVCGGFAMPIRDGKAEEIYIVCSGEMMAMYAANNICKGIMKFAEAGTVRLGGLICNSRKTDREDELIMALADKLGTQMIHFVPRDNMVQRAEINKKTVIDFDPSVNQAEEYRKLARAIENNKKFVIPKPLPIDELEKLLMEFGIAD comes from the coding sequence ATGCGCAAGATAGCGATTTATGGAAAAGGCGGAATCGGGAAATCCACAACGACGCAGAACACCGTCGCCGCTTTGGCAGAAATGGGAAAAAACGTGATGGTAGTCGGATGCGATCCAAAGGCGGACTCGACGCGTTTGCTTCTGGGAGGCCTGTCCCAGAAGACCGTGCTCGATACACTGCGCGAAGAGGGGGAAGACCTTGATCTCGAGGACGTGGTGAAAGCAGGCTTCAAAGCCACCCGTTGCGTCGAATCGGGAGGACCGGAGCCGGGAGTCGGCTGCGCCGGACGCGGAATCATCACCTCGATCAATCTGCTGGAACAGCTCGGAGCCTTCGACGAGAAGTACAAGCTCGACTACACCTTCTACGATGTTCTCGGAGACGTCGTGTGCGGAGGCTTCGCCATGCCGATCAGGGACGGAAAGGCCGAGGAAATCTACATCGTCTGTTCCGGAGAAATGATGGCGATGTACGCCGCGAACAATATCTGCAAGGGAATCATGAAATTCGCGGAAGCGGGAACGGTGCGCCTGGGCGGTTTGATCTGCAACAGCCGTAAAACCGATCGCGAGGACGAGCTCATCATGGCGCTTGCGGACAAGCTCGGAACGCAGATGATCCACTTCGTTCCGCGGGACAATATGGTGCAGCGCGCTGAGATCAACAAAAAGACCGTTATCGATTTCGATCCTTCCGTAAATCAGGCGGAGGAATACCGCAAGCTCGCGCGGGCCATCGAGAACAACAAGAAATTCGTCATTCCAAAGCCGCTTCCGATCGACGAACTCGAAAAACTGTTAATGGAATTCGGAATCGCGGACTAA
- a CDS encoding P-II family nitrogen regulator: MILIRAIVRPEKTDAVMARLMAEGFPAVTRLNVTGRGKQRGIKIGEVTYDEVPKELLMLVVKDKDRDFVVKTIIEEARTGEKGAFGDGKIFISPVDEMYTVSSGVKETGAEG, from the coding sequence ATGATATTAATCAGGGCAATAGTGAGACCGGAAAAAACCGACGCGGTAATGGCGCGTCTCATGGCGGAAGGGTTTCCCGCAGTCACCAGGCTGAACGTTACCGGACGCGGAAAACAGCGCGGCATCAAAATAGGGGAAGTGACCTACGACGAAGTGCCGAAGGAACTGTTGATGCTCGTCGTCAAGGACAAGGACAGGGACTTCGTGGTCAAGACGATCATCGAAGAAGCCAGGACGGGAGAAAAAGGCGCGTTCGGAGACGGCAAGATTTTCATCTCGCCCGTGGACGAAATGTACACAGTCAGTTCCGGCGTCAAGGAAACGGGCGCGGAAGGATGA
- a CDS encoding P-II family nitrogen regulator produces the protein MKEVMAIVRMNKINQTKRALSAAGITSMHAKDCLGRGKGLVEMIQLGGAEKEYEEKMNDLGNAGRLIPKRMISVVVPNKLVRKTIDVIMETNRTGKSGDGKIIVMPVTDSIRIRTGETGDGTLDE, from the coding sequence ATGAAGGAAGTAATGGCGATCGTCAGGATGAATAAAATCAACCAGACGAAACGGGCTCTGTCCGCGGCGGGAATCACCTCCATGCATGCGAAGGACTGCCTCGGAAGAGGGAAAGGCCTGGTGGAGATGATTCAGCTCGGAGGAGCGGAAAAAGAATACGAAGAAAAGATGAACGATCTGGGAAACGCCGGGAGGCTCATCCCGAAAAGAATGATTTCGGTCGTCGTTCCGAACAAGCTCGTCAGGAAAACGATCGACGTGATCATGGAGACGAACCGCACCGGCAAGAGCGGCGATGGAAAAATCATCGTAATGCCGGTGACCGATTCGATCCGCATCAGAACCGGCGAAACGGGTGACGGCACCCTGGACGAATAA
- the nifD gene encoding nitrogenase molybdenum-iron protein alpha chain: MSEVEMMTPGEVFKAEVLEKYPPKLAKKRGRQIVVNEAAGGEVPEILANSRTAPGILTMRGCSYAGCKGVVLGPTRDVLQITHGPIGCGFYSWLTRRNQTKPHTAEAVNFMPYAMSTDLQEDEIIFGGEKKLKAAIDEAIALFHPKAIGIFSTCPVGLIGDDVHAVAREMEAKYPDVNIFGFSCEGYKGVSQSAGHHVANNKVFTDVVGLDDTPKQGKFRFNILGEYNIGGDAFEIERIVGKCGMTLHSTFSGNSTYEEFISAHTVDLNTVMCHRSINYLAEMMEKKYGIPWFKINFIGADSTAKSLRKIAEFFGDGELTKRTEEAIAEEMEKVEAVRKEIYERCKGKKAMLFVGGSRAHHYQDLLGEIGIETIAAGYEFAHRDDYEGRKVLPSIVVDADSRNIEELTVTADEKRYQPRISEAEKAKREKEGFAFSDYDGMMKQMKDKTLVIDDLNHYETEKLIEMYKPDLVCAGIKEKYVVQKQGVPMKQLHSYDYQGPYAGFEGAINFYKEIDRIVNSNAFRLAKAPWADSPELSASYGYTG, encoded by the coding sequence ATGAGCGAAGTTGAAATGATGACGCCGGGAGAAGTCTTTAAGGCCGAGGTGCTGGAAAAATATCCTCCCAAATTGGCGAAGAAACGCGGAAGACAGATAGTCGTAAACGAAGCGGCCGGAGGCGAAGTTCCGGAGATTCTCGCGAACTCGCGGACGGCTCCGGGAATCCTGACCATGAGGGGCTGTTCCTACGCAGGCTGCAAGGGAGTCGTGCTCGGACCTACGCGCGACGTTCTCCAGATCACCCACGGGCCGATCGGATGCGGTTTTTACAGCTGGCTTACGCGGCGAAACCAGACGAAACCGCATACGGCCGAAGCGGTAAACTTCATGCCGTACGCCATGAGCACGGATCTGCAGGAAGACGAAATTATTTTCGGCGGCGAGAAAAAACTGAAAGCGGCGATAGACGAGGCCATCGCACTCTTCCATCCGAAGGCCATCGGAATATTCTCGACCTGCCCGGTCGGACTGATCGGAGACGATGTGCACGCTGTCGCACGCGAGATGGAAGCGAAATATCCGGACGTAAACATCTTCGGCTTCTCCTGCGAAGGATATAAAGGCGTCAGCCAGTCGGCGGGGCACCACGTGGCGAACAACAAGGTTTTCACCGACGTGGTCGGACTCGACGATACGCCGAAGCAGGGAAAGTTCCGCTTCAACATTCTCGGCGAGTACAACATCGGCGGCGACGCCTTCGAGATCGAACGCATCGTGGGAAAATGCGGCATGACGCTCCACTCCACGTTCAGCGGAAACTCGACGTACGAGGAGTTCATCAGCGCGCACACGGTAGACCTGAACACGGTCATGTGCCATCGGTCGATCAACTATCTTGCCGAGATGATGGAAAAGAAATACGGAATTCCGTGGTTCAAGATCAACTTCATCGGCGCCGATTCCACCGCGAAGTCTCTCAGGAAAATCGCCGAGTTCTTCGGCGACGGAGAGCTGACGAAAAGGACGGAGGAAGCCATCGCCGAGGAAATGGAGAAGGTCGAAGCCGTGCGGAAAGAAATCTATGAACGGTGCAAGGGAAAGAAGGCGATGCTCTTCGTCGGGGGATCGCGGGCGCACCATTATCAGGATCTGCTGGGCGAGATCGGAATAGAAACGATAGCTGCCGGATACGAGTTCGCGCACCGGGACGATTACGAAGGGCGCAAGGTGCTTCCGAGCATCGTCGTCGACGCGGACTCGCGCAATATCGAAGAGCTAACCGTGACGGCCGACGAAAAAAGATACCAGCCGAGGATCAGCGAAGCGGAAAAGGCGAAGCGGGAAAAGGAAGGATTCGCCTTCAGCGATTACGACGGAATGATGAAGCAGATGAAGGACAAGACCCTCGTCATCGACGACCTGAACCACTACGAAACCGAAAAGCTCATCGAGATGTACAAGCCGGATCTCGTGTGCGCGGGAATCAAGGAAAAGTACGTGGTCCAAAAACAGGGCGTTCCCATGAAGCAGCTTCACAGCTACGACTATCAGGGACCCTACGCCGGTTTCGAAGGGGCGATCAACTTCTATAAGGAAATAGACCGCATCGTCAATTCGAACGCGTTCCGGCTCGCGAAGGCTCCATGGGCCGACAGTCCGGAACTCTCGGCGTCGTACGGATACACCGGATAA
- a CDS encoding nitrogenase component 1 — protein MLLRHTPETLVERSALTVNPAKTCQPVGAMYAALGIHKCMPHSHGSQGCCAYHRSALTRHYKDPIMATTSSFTEGASVFGGQANILEAFANIFNLYDPDIVAVHTTCLSETIGDDLPQIINKAITENKIPPGKTVIAASTPSFKGSHITGYSNMVSAMIKYFARNTGKKNGCVNLIPTFIEPSDMAEIKHIAESMGAKYIMFPDTSDVVNGPMDGKFRMYPKGGATKEEIASSGDSILTIGLGRTGTLEPAKLLDTHCKVPAEIIDLPIGITATDEFVDLIRKTAGVSVPEEILLERGQLVDVLCDMNQYTYGKKASLVGDPDILVGLVRLCREAGMEILHVVSGTKAGPKFERKIKELAGEKTIVKTGAQADMFYFHQLVKNDKPDLILGNTYCKYIARDMDIPLVRTGFPIYDRVGHSYFPIVGYRGGLRLLEKILDALMDRIDRDASEEKVELVM, from the coding sequence ATGCTGTTAAGACATACGCCCGAAACGCTGGTCGAAAGAAGCGCGCTTACCGTGAACCCGGCGAAAACCTGCCAACCGGTTGGAGCAATGTACGCCGCGCTCGGCATACACAAGTGCATGCCGCACAGCCACGGATCGCAGGGATGCTGCGCCTACCACCGAAGCGCCCTGACCCGCCACTACAAAGACCCCATCATGGCGACGACGAGTTCCTTTACGGAAGGTGCGTCGGTGTTCGGAGGGCAGGCGAACATACTCGAAGCCTTCGCGAACATCTTCAATCTCTACGATCCGGACATCGTAGCGGTACATACGACCTGTCTTTCTGAAACCATCGGAGACGATCTTCCCCAGATCATCAACAAGGCGATTACCGAGAACAAGATTCCCCCGGGAAAGACGGTGATAGCAGCAAGCACGCCGAGCTTCAAGGGATCGCACATCACCGGATACTCGAACATGGTAAGCGCGATGATCAAATACTTCGCTCGGAACACGGGAAAGAAGAACGGATGCGTCAATCTGATTCCTACGTTCATCGAACCGAGCGACATGGCTGAAATCAAGCATATCGCCGAGTCGATGGGGGCGAAGTACATCATGTTTCCAGATACGAGCGACGTCGTGAACGGACCGATGGACGGAAAGTTCCGCATGTACCCGAAGGGCGGCGCGACCAAGGAAGAAATCGCCTCGTCGGGGGATTCGATCCTGACCATCGGGCTCGGACGCACCGGAACGCTCGAGCCTGCGAAGCTGCTCGACACTCACTGCAAGGTGCCGGCTGAAATAATCGATCTGCCGATCGGCATTACGGCCACCGACGAGTTCGTCGACCTGATTCGCAAAACGGCGGGGGTCAGCGTTCCAGAGGAAATACTCCTGGAACGCGGACAGCTTGTGGACGTTCTCTGCGACATGAACCAGTACACCTACGGGAAGAAGGCATCGCTCGTCGGCGATCCCGATATTCTCGTTGGCCTCGTGCGCCTGTGCAGGGAAGCCGGAATGGAGATCCTGCACGTAGTCAGCGGAACAAAGGCGGGACCGAAGTTCGAGCGCAAGATCAAAGAACTCGCCGGAGAAAAAACAATAGTGAAAACCGGCGCGCAGGCTGACATGTTCTACTTCCATCAGCTCGTCAAGAACGACAAGCCGGATCTCATTCTGGGAAATACGTATTGCAAGTACATCGCCCGGGACATGGACATCCCGCTGGTACGCACCGGTTTCCCGATTTACGACCGGGTCGGGCATTCGTACTTTCCGATCGTCGGCTACCGCGGCGGGCTCAGGCTCCTGGAAAAAATCCTCGACGCGTTGATGGACAGGATCGACCGGGACGCGAGCGAGGAAAAAGTGGAACTGGTGATGTGA